In one window of Streptomyces griseus subsp. griseus DNA:
- a CDS encoding RNA polymerase sigma factor SigF, translated as MSAEQGSSKVLTLTKSVPAPAVLTSSPEAIDTRTLSRSLFLRLAALGPASGPEGTDSPERTYVRDTLIELNLPLVRYAAARFRSRNEPMEDIVQVGTIGLIKAIDRFDCERGVEFPTFAMPTVVGEIKRFFRDTSWSVRVPRRLQELRLALTKTSDELAQKLDRSPTVPELAKALGVSEEDVVDGLAVGNAYTASSLDSPSPEDDGGEGSLADRLGYEDTALEGVEYRESLKPLLAKLAPRERQIIMLRFFANMTQSQIGEEVGISQMHVSRLLTRTLAQLREGLISD; from the coding sequence ATGTCCGCAGAACAGGGCAGCTCGAAGGTGCTCACGCTCACGAAGAGCGTGCCGGCACCCGCCGTGCTCACCAGCTCGCCGGAAGCCATCGACACCCGCACTCTGTCCCGCTCCCTGTTCCTGCGGCTCGCCGCGCTCGGCCCCGCTTCGGGGCCCGAGGGAACGGACAGTCCGGAGCGGACCTATGTGCGGGACACACTCATCGAGCTCAACCTCCCGCTGGTGCGTTACGCCGCGGCGCGGTTCCGGAGCCGTAACGAACCGATGGAGGACATCGTCCAGGTCGGCACGATCGGCCTGATCAAGGCGATCGACCGGTTCGACTGCGAACGCGGCGTGGAGTTCCCCACGTTCGCGATGCCGACCGTCGTCGGGGAGATCAAACGCTTCTTCCGCGACACCTCCTGGTCCGTACGGGTGCCCCGGCGCCTCCAGGAGCTGCGGCTGGCGCTGACGAAGACCAGCGACGAGCTCGCGCAGAAGCTGGACCGCTCCCCGACCGTGCCGGAGCTCGCCAAGGCGCTGGGGGTCTCCGAGGAGGACGTGGTCGACGGCCTCGCCGTCGGCAACGCGTACACCGCCTCCTCGCTGGACTCCCCCTCGCCCGAGGACGACGGCGGCGAGGGCTCCCTCGCCGACCGCCTCGGCTACGAGGACACGGCGCTGGAGGGCGTGGAGTACCGCGAGTCGCTGAAGCCGCTGCTGGCCAAGCTCGCCCCGCGCGAGCGCCAGATCATCATGCTGCGGTTCTTCGCCAACATGACCCAGTCGCAGATCGGCGAGGAGGTCGGCATCTCCCAGATGCACGTCTCCCGGCTGCTCACCCGCACCCTCGCCCAGCTCAGGGAAGGGCTCATCTCCGACTGA